The Anaerolineales bacterium genome contains a region encoding:
- a CDS encoding glycoside hydrolase family 3 C-terminal domain-containing protein has protein sequence MKKHKRGSRRQFLKTTLVAAGGFVLAGCGRQKETPFPATVPAATAAPTPVDELIYLDPERTVEERVEDLVGRMTLEEKVSQLGTEADAVDRLGIPAYDWWSEAGHGVARAGIATVFPQVIGLAATWNADLIRTVAGVISDEGRAKHHEAVRNGIRGLYAGLTFFCPNINIFRDPRWGRGQETYGEDPYLTGQLAVNFIRGMQGDDPRYLKTVATAKHYAVHSGPEEKRHYFNAVVSERDLRMTYLPAFRAAVVEGKVGSVMGAYNRVNGEACCASPTLLQKILREEWGFEGYVVADCGAVDDIYQNHMLVKSPAEAAALAVKAGCDLECGCTYGIACDYGLLTQAVQDGLLTEEDIDRSVKRLLAARFRLGMFDPEDLVAYARIPYSVVDSEEHRALALEAARQSLVLLKNQGGLLPLDPSALKSVAVIGPNADETLVLSGNYFGTAAAPVSVLEGIRTAVNPDCEVRYARGSAIIGNNEDGFDEAVQAARDSQAVVMVMGLSQEMEGEEGQTEGNQPGVRSLGDRISINLPDIQERLLRAVRETGKPVILVLLNGSALAINWANDNVPAILEAWYPGQAGGTAVAEAIFGRANPGGRLPVTFYASTSDLPKFDEYSMENRTYRYFTGKPLYPFGYGLSYTTFAYRNLRIHPEEVNPGDSVTVEAEVENTGKREGDEVVQLYLKDAEASLSVPRLQLQGFARLRLAPGEKQTVKFTLKGEQTAFADENGGWVIEPGEFRVWVGGQQPDLEAPAQPANVLEGKFSVRG, from the coding sequence ATGAAGAAACACAAACGCGGTTCACGAAGGCAATTCCTGAAGACGACCCTGGTCGCCGCCGGCGGCTTTGTGCTGGCCGGATGCGGCCGGCAGAAGGAGACGCCTTTCCCGGCGACGGTTCCAGCCGCGACGGCGGCGCCGACTCCCGTCGACGAGTTGATTTATCTGGATCCGGAGCGGACGGTCGAAGAGCGGGTCGAGGATCTGGTCGGCCGGATGACCCTGGAGGAAAAAGTCTCCCAGTTGGGCACCGAAGCGGATGCCGTCGATCGGCTGGGGATTCCGGCTTACGATTGGTGGAGCGAAGCCGGCCACGGCGTGGCCCGCGCCGGAATTGCCACCGTGTTCCCGCAGGTGATAGGCCTGGCGGCGACGTGGAATGCCGACCTGATCCGTACGGTCGCGGGGGTGATCTCGGATGAAGGCCGCGCCAAGCACCACGAAGCGGTGCGGAACGGAATCCGCGGCCTGTATGCCGGCTTGACGTTCTTCTGCCCCAACATCAATATCTTCCGCGATCCGCGCTGGGGCCGCGGCCAGGAAACCTACGGCGAGGATCCGTACCTCACCGGACAACTGGCGGTGAATTTCATCCGCGGCATGCAGGGCGACGATCCCCGCTACCTGAAGACCGTCGCGACCGCCAAGCACTACGCCGTTCACAGCGGACCGGAAGAAAAACGCCATTACTTCAACGCCGTCGTCTCCGAACGCGATCTGCGGATGACCTATCTGCCGGCGTTCCGGGCCGCGGTCGTCGAAGGCAAAGTCGGATCGGTGATGGGCGCTTACAACCGTGTGAACGGAGAGGCGTGCTGCGCCAGCCCCACTCTGCTGCAGAAAATCCTGCGCGAGGAGTGGGGTTTCGAAGGATACGTGGTCGCCGATTGCGGAGCGGTGGACGACATCTACCAGAACCACATGCTGGTAAAATCGCCCGCCGAAGCCGCCGCGCTTGCGGTGAAGGCAGGCTGCGACCTGGAATGCGGCTGTACCTACGGCATCGCCTGCGACTACGGCCTGCTGACCCAGGCCGTGCAAGACGGCCTCCTGACCGAGGAGGATATCGACCGCTCGGTCAAGCGGCTGTTGGCGGCCCGCTTCCGGCTGGGGATGTTCGATCCGGAGGACCTTGTCGCCTACGCCCGGATCCCCTACAGCGTGGTGGATTCGGAGGAACACCGGGCGTTAGCGCTGGAGGCGGCTCGGCAATCCTTGGTTCTGCTGAAGAACCAAGGCGGATTGCTGCCGCTGGATCCCTCGGCGCTTAAGTCGGTGGCGGTAATCGGCCCGAACGCCGACGAAACCCTGGTGCTGAGCGGCAATTATTTCGGGACTGCCGCCGCCCCGGTTTCCGTGCTGGAGGGAATCCGCACCGCGGTGAATCCGGATTGCGAGGTCCGTTACGCCCGCGGATCCGCGATCATCGGCAACAACGAGGATGGTTTCGACGAGGCGGTTCAAGCCGCCCGGGATTCACAGGCGGTGGTCATGGTGATGGGCCTATCCCAGGAGATGGAAGGGGAGGAAGGCCAGACCGAAGGCAACCAGCCCGGCGTGCGCAGCCTGGGCGACCGGATCAGCATCAACCTTCCAGACATCCAGGAGCGGCTTCTGCGGGCCGTCCGGGAAACCGGAAAACCGGTGATCCTGGTGCTGCTTAACGGAAGCGCGCTCGCCATAAACTGGGCGAACGACAATGTCCCGGCCATCCTGGAGGCGTGGTATCCCGGACAGGCGGGCGGCACGGCCGTGGCCGAGGCGATTTTCGGACGGGCCAACCCCGGCGGCCGCCTGCCGGTGACGTTCTATGCGTCCACTTCGGATCTACCGAAATTCGACGAGTACAGCATGGAGAACCGGACCTACCGCTATTTCACCGGCAAGCCCTTGTACCCGTTCGGCTACGGATTGAGCTACACGACATTCGCCTATCGGAATTTGAGGATCCATCCGGAGGAAGTCAATCCGGGGGACTCCGTGACCGTCGAAGCCGAAGTGGAAAACACCGGGAAGCGGGAAGGCGACGAGGTGGTGCAACTGTACCTGAAAGACGCGGAGGCGTCGCTGTCCGTGCCGCGCCTCCAACTGCAAGGATTTGCCCGCCTGCGGTTGGCGCCCGGAGAAAAGCAAACCGTGAAGTTTACCCTGAAGGGCGAACAGACGGCGTTCGCCGACGAAAACGGCGGTTGGGTGATCGAGCCGGGAGAGTTCCGGGTATGGGTCGGCGGTCAACAGCCCGATTTGGAGGCGCCGGCGCAGCCGGCGAATGTCCTGGAAGGAAAATTCTCCGTGCGCGGTTGA